A stretch of DNA from Asticcacaulis sp.:
GCACGGCGATGAACTGCTCGCGTAACTCGGCGGTCTTCTGCGCTTCGGCCAGTTCGGATTGCGCGGCCGCCATGTGGTAATGTGTGTCAAGGTGATGGGCGATCAGTTCGGCGTACAACTCGAACATGCCGATGATTTCCGGCATATTGACCCTGGCCGGCCGGCTGTCGATGGCGCAGAGCGTGCCGAAGAAACGGCCGTCCGGCAATATGATCGGCACGGAGATATAGCTTTTCAGCCCGTAGATCGCGGGGGTGTGATGCGTGGCATTGTGCGGATCGTCTGCGGCATCATCAAAGGCGATCACTTTCAGGCTCTGGCGAATTTCGTGGCAGAGCGTGGTTTCAACCTTCAGTTCCCCGCCGGGTTTCAGGCCAAAACCGATATTATCCCGCACCCCGCAGGCCACCCAGCGTTCCGGCGTGACACGCGCCACGGCCGCAAATCCCATGCCGGTCGTACGGCAGACCAGGTCGAGTATTCGCGGCACGGCCGCAATGCCGGCAACGGCGTCGATATCCGTCTGAAAATCGCTTTTTCTTGTGATATCCAGCGTGTCCATAAACGATGTTGGTCACACATGACACGACAAGGCAAATGCTGATTTCGCCTGATACGGGTGACTATCCAATATGCGCGGCGAAAAAAATTTTAGCCGAAATGCGCAGAAATTGTTGCCTTGACGGTCGTCAGTATCTCATCCGAAAGCGACTCATCACTGACGGCGCGCGCCAGGACCATGGCGCCGACCAAGGTCGATAACAGGGTGATCGCTTTTTGACGCCCCTCACCGGCTTCGGTCAAAACCGCCAGGGCGTCCAGATAGTTCGCCGTCCCTTCGCTGAAGACCCGCCGCACGGGCTCAGCCTGACGAGCCACATCGGCGGCCAATGACGGAAACAGACACGCCTGGCCTGGCTCATCCCGGTTTTTCGTCGACAGATAGCGCGTGACATAGGCGTCAAGCTCCGCCCTGCGATCGCCCTTCGCCGTCTTCAGGCGTCCCGCCTGGCGTTCAAGGGACGCCGCACAGGCTTGCGCCACCAGGTCTTCCTTGGAGTCGAAATAGGTATAGAATCCGCCATGTGACAATCCGGCGGCCTGCATGACATCGGCTACCTTGACGCCGTCAAAGCCATGCCTGCGAAACCCCTCGGAGGCCGCCGCCAGCAGTTTCTCCCGATTGGCCTCGACATTTGCTTTTGATGTTTTCATGCCTTGACTATACATGATCATTATCATAAATGCAATCATGACAGTCATCATGTAAAATGAGTCCGCCATGATTTCGACCATCCTCGCCGCCCGTCTGAAGCGCCACAATATCCACTATGGCTGGGTGATGGCGGGCGTCACCTTCCTGGTCATGCTCACCACCGCCTGCGCGTTGGGCGCGCCGGGCGTGCTGATGCCGCCTCTAGAAAAGGAATTTGGCTGGAGCACGGCGGAAATTTCCGGCGCGCTCGCTTTACGGCTGATCCTCTTCGGCGCCATCGCCCCTTTCGCGGCGGCGCTGATGCTAAAATTTGGCCTGAAGAAGGTGGTGTCGCTGGCGCTTGCCCTGATCGTCAGCGGGCTTGGCCTCTCCATGCTGATGACTGAGATGTGGCAACTCGTCCTCTTCTGGGGCATTTTTGTTGGCATCGGTTCCGGCATGACCGCCATCGTTCTGGGCGCCACGGTCGCCACGCGCTGGTTCACCCACCGCCGCGGGCTGGTCATTGGTCTGCTGACTGCCAGTTCGGCCACCGGCCAACTGGCTTTCCTACCGCTGGTCGCCAGGATGTCGGAAAGCTATGGCTGGCGCGCCGCCCTGATGCTGGTGGTCGGGCTGCTCGGCGTGGCCCTGGTCGCCGTGCTGTGCCTGTTGCGCGACCTGCCGACCGATCTCGGCCTCCTGCCCTATGGCGAAACCGAAGCCGTGCCGACGCCGCCGGCCAGTCAGTTATCGCCGATTGCCATGCTGGGGGAAGCCGCCAGAACACGCACCTTCTGGATCCTATTCGCCAGTTTCCTCGTCTGCGGTGCCTCGACCAACGGCCTGATCCAGACCCATTTCGTCTCCCTGTGCGGCGATTACGGCATGGCGGCGGTCACGGCCGCCAGCGTTCTGGCCATGATGGGCATATTCGACTTCATCGGCACCATCGGTTCCGGCTGGCTGTCCGACCGCTTCGATTTGCGCTGGCTTTTGTTCTGGTATTACGGCCTGCGCGGGCTTTCGCTGCTCTATCTGCCACACACTGATTTCACCTTCGGCGGCCTGTCGCTTTTCGCCGTCTTCTACGGCCTCGACTGGATCGCCACCGTGCCGCCGACCCTGAAACTGACGGCGGAAAAGTTCGGCCGTGAAAAGGCCGGCGTTGTTTTCGGCTGGATCTTCGCTGGCCACCAGTTGGGCGCGGCCGCCATCGCCTTCACCGCCGGCTATATCCGCACGACCTATGAAACCTATATTCCGGCCTTCCTGATCGCCGGCAGCCTGTGCCTGTTCGCCGCCTTTTTCGTACTGCTGATCATGCGGCCCAAACCCGTGACCGCTACAGCCTAAATCACCAAGGCGGCGCCTGAACAGCGCAGGCCATTGACCTGGGCATCGACCTCACCCAGCCCGATACCCAGTTGATCGAGCAAGGCATTGATCACCGGATCAAGCACCGGCCCAAGGCCAGCAATCAGATTGCCAAGGCTTTTGGTCACCACATCCAGGCCGATGCCCAGCCCCAGCACATTGGCCGTCAACTGAGTCTGGCCCGCCAGGGACGAGCCGATGCTGGTCACGACGTCGTTGGTACGTACAGTCTTCACGGTCTGGTTGCTGATATCGGCGGCGCTGAAGGTGGCAGCCTGCCATGTCGTCCCGCCGACCATAATCTGCGATTGGGCCGTAACCCCGCCGACCAGCGGGATCGTCACCAGTTGCGCCGGTGAAATGGTCAGCGTTTTCCTGAAGTTGTTCAGGTCAGCCGGATTGATCGTGCCGATGGCGGCCTGACCGATGCCGGGGCTTAAGGCCAGAGTGACACTGTTCAGTGTCTTGTTGGCATTGCAGGAAATACTCGACAACTTGCCCTGGGCCGAAGCGAGTTCGATAAACAGCGGTACATGGACCAGACTGACGCCCGACAATCCGGGCACCAGAGAGGCATCCAGATAAAGCCTTGCCTGCGCCGTGCGGATAATCGGTTCGCCAGTGCGGGTCACGGTCAGCCAGGCGGAATGATTGGGCCGCTCACCGATCGCCATCCAGACCTTCAGGCCCGCCAGCCCCGGCACCTGCGCGCCCAGATCAAGCTGGACCTGCCGGTCCTGGTTGGCCAGTGACAGAATAGCCTTGGCCAGGGTCAGGCTGTCGACGTTGATCGCGGCGTCGGCCCCGCCGACAATCCGGTCCTGCTCGCCATAGGCGCCGATATCGACCAGATCGCTCAGCTTGATCTTTGTCGATTTGATCGGACTATTGGCCAGTATTTTCAGCGGCGTCCTGGCATTCGCGTCCGCCTCATCGGCCAGCAGGGTCAGGGCGTCGCCGACCGTGATGTCGCTGGCCAGGGACTGATCAAAAGTGGCCGCCGTCAGGTTGGCGCGGGTATGCATGGCCTGGACATAATTCAGCAGGTCGATCTTCGCGCCGGCCAGGTTGTTGTAATCCATGACAGTCAGATTGACCGTGCTGCCGGTCAGGCCGCTCAGGAGCGCATTGGCCACACCGCCATTAACCGAGGCCAGCCGCGTGCCGATGCTGAAAGCCGCCAGCCTGACCGAAGAGGCGGTCGCCGTGCGGGTGATGTGCGCCGTATTCTGGCCCAGCATCCGCCCGAAAAACAGGCTGGCATCCGCGCTTAAGGTCACCTGCGCCGCATTGGCGTCGGCCACCGGCGTAACCTTGAAACGCGCGGAGGGTGTCTTGCTGACACTGGCGTCGTAAAAGCCGGTCTGCGTCGTCGCCGTGAGGGTGTCTCCGTGCGCATTGGCCAGCACCACCGCCTGGGCCGCACTTTGAGCTGTGGCCAGATTCGCCGCCGCTGACATCGCCGCCAGGTCGGCCGTACCCTGCAATTCGCGGCTTTTGACATAGACATAGCCCATATCGACGGCAAAAGCTGCCAGCGCCACTGTAATAATCATCAGCCCTGCCCCCATGATCAGGACGGACCCGCGCTTGTCGCGCTGGAAGCGAGCCAGGAAATGAACATGAAATGATTTCACGGCACCCTCCCGAAATTTAGTAGCCGCCGCGAACGATGGACGCTGAGCGTATTATTGTGTCCGGCATTCCCGGCGGCAGGGGAAAAAGCTCGAATGTGCCGCCGTCTGGCTTATAAGTCAGGGTCACGGTCACAACCTGCGTGCCTTCCGTAATGGAGAGGGCTGCCGTGCCTTTTGACAGGAAGGCGTACTTGTCAGCCTCGCTGTCCATGACGCCTTGCGCCAGCTCGAGCCGTTCGGCGGCCGTATTGCCGGCAATGGCCGTGCGCGCGGCGTCATTGACCATCTGCTGCACGCCATGCGCAGTCGAAAAATAACTGCCATAGTCCACAATCCCGGCCAGCATCAGAATGAACAGCGGGCTGATCAGCGCGAACTCAACCGCTGATGCGCCCGTTATATCCGAGCCTACGGCGCGAAATAAAA
This window harbors:
- a CDS encoding pilus assembly protein — encoded protein: MFRRAFLFRAVGSDITGASAVEFALISPLFILMLAGIVDYGSYFSTAHGVQQMVNDAARTAIAGNTAAERLELAQGVMDSEADKYAFLSKGTAALSITEGTQVVTVTLTYKPDGGTFELFPLPPGMPDTIIRSASIVRGGY
- a CDS encoding MFS transporter, translating into MISTILAARLKRHNIHYGWVMAGVTFLVMLTTACALGAPGVLMPPLEKEFGWSTAEISGALALRLILFGAIAPFAAALMLKFGLKKVVSLALALIVSGLGLSMLMTEMWQLVLFWGIFVGIGSGMTAIVLGATVATRWFTHRRGLVIGLLTASSATGQLAFLPLVARMSESYGWRAALMLVVGLLGVALVAVLCLLRDLPTDLGLLPYGETEAVPTPPASQLSPIAMLGEAARTRTFWILFASFLVCGASTNGLIQTHFVSLCGDYGMAAVTAASVLAMMGIFDFIGTIGSGWLSDRFDLRWLLFWYYGLRGLSLLYLPHTDFTFGGLSLFAVFYGLDWIATVPPTLKLTAEKFGREKAGVVFGWIFAGHQLGAAAIAFTAGYIRTTYETYIPAFLIAGSLCLFAAFFVLLIMRPKPVTATA
- a CDS encoding TetR/AcrR family transcriptional regulator, encoding MKTSKANVEANREKLLAAASEGFRRHGFDGVKVADVMQAAGLSHGGFYTYFDSKEDLVAQACAASLERQAGRLKTAKGDRRAELDAYVTRYLSTKNRDEPGQACLFPSLAADVARQAEPVRRVFSEGTANYLDALAVLTEAGEGRQKAITLLSTLVGAMVLARAVSDESLSDEILTTVKATISAHFG
- a CDS encoding pilus assembly protein TadG-related protein — its product is MKSFHVHFLARFQRDKRGSVLIMGAGLMIITVALAAFAVDMGYVYVKSRELQGTADLAAMSAAANLATAQSAAQAVVLANAHGDTLTATTQTGFYDASVSKTPSARFKVTPVADANAAQVTLSADASLFFGRMLGQNTAHITRTATASSVRLAAFSIGTRLASVNGGVANALLSGLTGSTVNLTVMDYNNLAGAKIDLLNYVQAMHTRANLTAATFDQSLASDITVGDALTLLADEADANARTPLKILANSPIKSTKIKLSDLVDIGAYGEQDRIVGGADAAINVDSLTLAKAILSLANQDRQVQLDLGAQVPGLAGLKVWMAIGERPNHSAWLTVTRTGEPIIRTAQARLYLDASLVPGLSGVSLVHVPLFIELASAQGKLSSISCNANKTLNSVTLALSPGIGQAAIGTINPADLNNFRKTLTISPAQLVTIPLVGGVTAQSQIMVGGTTWQAATFSAADISNQTVKTVRTNDVVTSIGSSLAGQTQLTANVLGLGIGLDVVTKSLGNLIAGLGPVLDPVINALLDQLGIGLGEVDAQVNGLRCSGAALVI